A genomic segment from Streptomyces sp. NBC_01233 encodes:
- a CDS encoding HTTM domain-containing protein: MDGVTRARAALGRAAAQVTGQALGPYQSAVVRIGFAGTWLFFLLCEFPVRAELYGPDGPWSWRLAERLTDSNGAFTVLMWSDSTLWFEIVYAVSVLASVGLLLGWRTRATSVVFMVGVLSLQNRSVFMGDGGDNVIHLMAIYLVLTRCAQVWSLDARRARLRGTASAGAAGPVLWGVLGVVFAYGTATGGFGYGWLAVFAAVWVVCGLWWLVDRYEPEGEGRAVLDVLANLLHNAGLLVIMAEVCLIYATAGWYKIQGSRWQDGTALYYPLGLDYFTPWPGLSALVAGSGTLVMLLSYGTVAVQVAFPFTLFNRRIKNVLLAVMMLEHVGIAVLLGLPFFSLAMIAADAVFLPTVFLVWLGARCTALRPSRRAAAAEPVPVAAEPEPVPR; this comes from the coding sequence GTGGACGGTGTGACGCGGGCCCGGGCGGCCCTCGGGCGTGCGGCCGCGCAGGTCACCGGGCAGGCGCTCGGCCCGTACCAGAGCGCCGTGGTGCGCATCGGCTTCGCCGGGACCTGGCTCTTCTTCCTGCTGTGCGAGTTCCCCGTCCGCGCGGAGCTGTACGGGCCGGACGGGCCGTGGAGCTGGCGCCTCGCGGAGCGGCTGACCGACTCCAACGGTGCCTTCACGGTGCTGATGTGGTCCGACTCGACGCTGTGGTTCGAGATCGTCTACGCGGTCTCGGTGCTGGCGAGCGTGGGACTGCTGCTGGGCTGGCGCACGCGGGCGACGTCCGTGGTGTTCATGGTCGGGGTGCTGTCGCTGCAGAACCGCAGCGTGTTCATGGGCGACGGCGGGGACAACGTCATCCACCTGATGGCGATCTACCTGGTGCTGACCCGGTGCGCGCAGGTGTGGTCGCTGGACGCGCGGCGGGCCCGGCTGCGGGGGACCGCCTCCGCGGGAGCCGCCGGGCCGGTGCTGTGGGGCGTACTGGGGGTCGTGTTCGCGTACGGGACCGCGACCGGGGGCTTCGGCTACGGCTGGCTGGCGGTCTTCGCGGCGGTGTGGGTGGTCTGCGGGCTGTGGTGGCTGGTGGACCGCTACGAGCCGGAGGGGGAGGGGCGGGCGGTCCTGGACGTCCTGGCCAACCTGCTGCACAACGCGGGCCTGCTGGTGATCATGGCGGAGGTCTGCCTGATCTACGCGACGGCGGGCTGGTACAAGATCCAGGGGTCGCGGTGGCAGGACGGGACGGCCCTGTACTACCCCCTGGGGCTGGACTACTTCACCCCGTGGCCGGGGCTTTCGGCGCTGGTGGCGGGGAGCGGGACGCTGGTGATGCTGCTGTCGTACGGGACGGTGGCGGTGCAGGTGGCGTTTCCGTTCACGCTGTTCAACCGGCGGATCAAGAACGTGCTGCTGGCCGTGATGATGCTGGAGCACGTGGGGATCGCGGTGCTGCTGGGGCTGCCGTTCTTCTCTTTGGCGATGATCGCCGCCGACGCGGTCTTCTTGCCGACGGTGTTCCTGGTGTGGCTCGGCGCCCGCTGCACCGCCCTGCGACCGAGCCGCCGCGCAGCCGCCGCCGAGCCGGTCCCGGTGGCGGCGGAACCCGAGCCGGTCCCCCGCTGA